One genomic window of Arachis stenosperma cultivar V10309 chromosome 10, arast.V10309.gnm1.PFL2, whole genome shotgun sequence includes the following:
- the LOC130957631 gene encoding protein DOWNSTREAM OF FLC-like — translation MMMGTNKLVVLVLVSLSFAFATEACHVKGRVYCDTCRFGFETKATFYIPGATVAIQCKNKKTMKVEYYTEVKTDNTGTYGIEVDKEFNEHNCESVLVHSPVLGCSKADPGRSKATLVLSHYKNGLLNHVHYANNLGFLKDEALPQCQQLLKYYFSDV, via the exons ATGATGATGGGAACGAATAAGTtggtggtgttggtgttggtgtcCCTCTCTTTTGCTTTTGCAACAGAAGCTTGCCATGTCAAAGGCAGAGTTTATTGTGATACCTGCCGTTTTGGTTTTGAAACTAAGGCCACCTTCTACATTCCAG GTGCAACGGTTGCAATTCAGTGCAAAAACAAGAAGACAATGAAAGTAGAGTATTACACGGAAGTTAAAACAGACAACACTGGAACATACGGAATTGAGGTTGACAAAGAGTTCAATGAGCACAATTGTGAGAGTGTTCTTGTTCACAGCCCAGTGTTGGGGTGCAGCAAAGCAGACCCAGGGCGTAGCAAGGCCACCTTGGTGCTGTCCCACTATAAAAATGGCCTACTCAACCATGTCCACTATGCTAATAACCTTGGTTTCTTGAAGGATGAGGCATTGCCTCAGTGCCAACAACTCCTCAAATACTACTTCTCAGATGTTTGA